A single region of the Biomphalaria glabrata chromosome 15, xgBioGlab47.1, whole genome shotgun sequence genome encodes:
- the LOC129923077 gene encoding uncharacterized protein LOC129923077: protein MICIEHFCYNQDKSHEPEADTYIQSTLAIPDKRKTMQLDSNTHTSIPHLKECESTQEAITSKNIGSQRILQEHMKSRHFAQGDQVKLLLPDFSNKLFYKWQGPFHIIRKISNLLYEINVNKVTRVFHVHMFEHYHETDNEDIKAKVDNFTSLATIPEEEEETSSTPIPEIDVSLPASNQIDIPKVITLDDIALQQVKDTKVFPDHADFFTSVSETFPVLQFERNSESNNIDNTKFHPPSTQGATFLQKGTNELLQHCCIDRLNSDMFSHCSIEHSNAKHSSTIVRQRQRSSTRKLSFGFGQFLFSPNSNAVQSDIICEINMTWRQQLHKLKDLFFKFRKRVHTSATQKGSELHTYILYMYYTIFSVT from the exons ATGATATGCATTGAACATTTTtgctacaatcaagacaagtctcatgaaccagaagcagatacttatattcaatcaactttggctataccagacaaaagaaaaactatgcaacttgactctaacactcatacaagtattcctcatttgaaagaatgtgagtcaactcaagaagccattacaTCCAAGAACATtggaagtcaaagaatattacaggaacacatgaaatcaagacattttgctcaaggagatcaagtcaaattactgttaccagatttcagtaacaaactgttttacaaatggcaaggtcctttccacatcatcagaaagatttccaacctgctttatgaaatcaatgtcaacaaggttaccagagtatttcatgttcatatgtttgaacattaccatgaaacagataatgaagacatcaaagcaaaagttgataattttacaagcttagcaactatccctgaagaagaagaagaaacatcatcaacacccattcctgagatagatgtttcattaccagcatcaaatcaaattgacattcCAAAG gtcatcactctggatgacatagcactacagcaagtgaaggacactaaagtgtttccagaccatgcagatttctttaccagtgtttctgaaacatttccagtactgcagtttgaaagaaactcagagagcaacaacattgacaacaccaagtttcatcctccgtccactcaaggggcaacttttcttcagaaaggaacaaatgaacttcttcaacattgctgtattgaccgattgaactcagacatgttcagtcattgctctattgaacattctaatgcaaagcattctTCTACCATTGTTCGACAGCGTCAAcgttcatcaaccagaaaattgagttttggtttcggacagttcttattttccccaaactcaaacgcggttcaatcagacattatctgtgagatcaatatgacatggagacaacagcttcataaactgaaagaccttttcttcaagtttagaaaacgcgTACACACATCGGCAACTCAGAAGGGTTCTGAACTTCacacttacattttatatatgtactataccatatttagtgtcacttga